ATGGTACAAAGGTATACTGTTAATTGTGGATTCAATAATATTATCTGCTATAATTTATATGATTTATATCTTATTAAATTTTAACTATAAATTTTACCTAATAATATCTTAAAATTATTAAATAAAAATCAATGATATTGGCTAAAAAATTAGTTTATTAACACTTCCTAGCATTAATATTAATTTTTTGTTAAAATGATACAAATACACAAAGGAAAACCGTGACGGATATCAGTATTTCAGTACTATAATTGTGAAAAAAAGAATTATATTATTCTAAAATCTTGGGCTAGAAACAGAAAATTTCACATAAAAAAACCTCTGTATGTATTACAGAGGTTTTTTCATCTTTAAATAGATAGAAAACAATACCGTTTCAAAGGATGCACTTATTTCAGCATATCTTGAGGCCGCCACATTGTGGTGCTAATTCACTGTTTATGTCCAACAAGCCGTGGAAAGTGATATTTCGGGAAATGCCGTTTTCCCATGCGATTTGTTTTTGTTGGATTTTTGAAAAGCAATTCGGCTGCGACAACCAGCAGAACCAGCGCTAGTTCGCCGACAAGAAAGAGCACCGAAACTACCAGTACGATCAGTGCACCCAGTTTAAAAATTATTTCTTTCATTGAATAAAAGTAGCGCTTCGCAACATAAAACAATAGGTTATTTCGCCCATTATTTACTACTCCATTCCCTTATTACAAGTAATATAAACTATTACACCACTGTCCGATTTGTTTACTATAATGGTATAAACAAATAAAAAAAACCTCTGCATAAAACAGAGGTTTTGTACCCGGTACCAGAATCGAACTGGTACATCTTGCGATACTAGAGTTTGAGTCTAGCGCGTCTACCAATTCCGCCAACCGGGCTCCTTATTGGGTTTGCAAATATAGATTTTTTTTTATTTCTGCAAAAGTAATTTCTTGCGGAATTCCGTGCGCGTGTATTACATTTTAAAACTCCAGTTCCAAACCATCATAAGCCAGATGTACATTTTCAGGCAGTTCAGATTCAGTCTGTGCGTGGCGACCCAGATGATGAGAAATGTGCGTGAGATACATCTTTTTCGGCTGCAACTCCTTGTTAAGCTCAAGAATCTGCGGCAAAATAAAGTGGGCGGGATGCGGATGCTCTTTTCGGATACAGTTCAGGATCAGATAGTCAAGATTACGCAACTTTTCCTTCTCCGCGTCCGAAATAGCACTCGCGTCTGTTATGTAGGCGAGTTTATTGACTTTGAATCCATAAATAGGGATTAAATGATGCATCACCTCCACCGGCGTTATTTCTACGTCGAAAAGGGTGAAAGAACCATTGATTTCGTGTAACTGAAATGAAGGTGCCCCCGGATATTTTACATCTGCAAACGCGTACGAAAAACGTTGCTTTATTTCGTTACCTACCCTCGCAGAACAGTACAAAGGCATGTCATGTCTGTTTTTAAAGATCAGCGGCCGAAGGTCATCCAGACCAATCACGTGATCGTTGTGTTCATGGGTCAGCATTACGGCGTCAATATTGTCTTCCTGATTGTCAAGCATTTGAAATCTGAAGTCAGGGCCGCAGTCAATAAGTATTTTTTTGTTGGAATTTGTGCTCACGAGAGCCGAGGAGCGCATACGCCTGTCGCGGTGGTCGGTTGAAGAGCAAACTTCGCAATGGCAGCCTATTACGGGGATTCCCTGTGAGGTTCCGCTCCCTAAAAATTTCAACTTCATTTTTTTTGACGGTGCTATATATTATCAGTAAATTTACAAAAAATTAAGAATTGCACGTGATTAATCAGAAACTAACACCTAAGCAGAAAGCTTTAGCCATCAATTTAGACGCGAATATCTACGGAACTTTCGCTGAAATCGGTGCAGGTCAGGAAACTGTCCGTCACTTTTTCAGGGCAGGTGGCGCATCGCGTACAATTGCAAAGGCGATGTCGGCGTATGATAAGGATTTCAGTGATGCAATTTATGGTAAAGAGGCTAAAAACCGCTATGTTACCCAAAACCGTCTGCGCAAGATGCTGCGCTACGAGGTTTCGCTTATTGAAGAAAGACTTACGCGCGACAACAACCCTGGCAGAAAGTTCTTTTCCTATGCCAACACGGTTACCACCATCAACTTCAACAAAACCATGAAGGGCCATGGCTGGGTAGGCCTGCGCTTCCAGCTTGACGAAAAGGAAGATTACAACGAGATTGTTCTCCACGTAAAGTTTATGGAAAACGATGCTACCCTGCAGCAGGAAACTTTAGGCAGTCTTGGCGTAAACCTTATTTACGGCGCTTATAACCTTTCGGATAATCCCCGTCACCTCATCGAATCCCTGTACGACGACATATCCACAGATAATGTGGAAATAGATATGATTGATTTCAGCGGACCCGCATTTGCATATGTCGACAACCGTTTAATGAGCCTCCAGCTTGTGAAAAACGGCATGACAGACGCTGTGATTTTCAATCCTGAGGGTAATAATATGCTGCCCGCTGATGTACTTTATAAGAAAAACATTTTCGCTGTACGTGGCAGTTTCCGGCCGGTTACGCTGGTGAATATCGATATGTTCGAACGTGGCCTTGAGATGTTTACTAAGGACACCTGCTGCAGCTTCGAAGATACCGTCGTTCTTTTTGAAATTACCATTTCGAATCTTCGCGCCGCCGGCGATATTGACGAACGGGATTTCCTCGATCGCGTGGACGTTCTGGCTAAACTCGGCTATACTGTAATCATTTCGAATTTTTCTGAATATTACCGTCTCATCGATTATTTCGCGAACTACACCAACGGCAAAATTGGTGTGGCAATGGGCGTAAATAACCTGTTGGATGTATTTGATGAGAACTATTACAAAAATCTTTCAGGCGGAATCCTCGAAGCGTTCGGGAAATTCTTCCGACAGGACATGACGGTCTATCTGTACCCGTACAAAGACCCTGAAACCCACGATTTACTTACTTCGAACAACCTTAAAGTAGGCGATAACCTCAAAGAACTTTACAAATACTTCAAGTTGAACCGCAGAATTGTAGACATCAAAGATTATAACCCTAACCACTCCGAAATTTACTCCCGCGATATCCTTCATAAGATAGCGAATCACGAGTCGGGATGGCAGAAACAGGTGCCGGATGGCGTAGCCGAAATGATTATTGAACGCGGAATGTTTGGCTACAAAGAAGAACTGAAACTGAAAGAATTCTCCTAAAAAAAACAATTATGTCTGAAATAAAAAAGCGTCTTTCCATCATCCTGGAAAGCCCCAATCATGATTTAAATGACAAACTGCAAAAAGTATGTCACCTTCTCGACCAGGAGATTCCTTATTTTAACTGGACGGGTTTTTACTTTAAAAACGGCGACAAAGACGAACTTATTTTAGGGCCTTATGTAGGCGCAGAAACGGATCACACGATTATACCGTTCGGAAAAGGCATTTGCGGACAGGTAGCCGTGTCTAATGAAACTTTTGTTGTGCCCGATGTGCATGATCAGGACAATTACCTGAGCTGCTCTATCGATACAAAAGCTGAAATCGTAGTTCCTATAATTAAAAATGGCGAGAATGTCGGTCAGATCGATATCGATTCACACACATTGAATCCGTTTACCGCTGAAGACCGGGAGATGCTTGAATGGCTTTGCGACGAAATCGCGAAGATTTACTGAATAAACTAAAAAGTGCGGATCGTAAGACCGCACTTTTTTTTTGAACTATCCTGCCAGAGCAGCGATACCCTTTTCATCTAACCGGAACACCGACCAATCCTCCATCGGTTTGGCACCAAATGATTTGTAAAATTCAAGTGCGGGTGTATTCCAGTCTAAAACCGACCATTCGAAACGGCCGCAATTTTCTTCTTTTGCAATTTTAGCTAATTCAACCAACAGCGATTTTCCGTAGCCTTTTCCGCGGTATTCGGGTTCTACAAATAAGTCTTCGAGATAAATCCCCGGCTTACCTACAAAAGTCGAAAAATTATAGAAGTATAGCGCAAATCCAGCGGGCTTTCCGTCGTCCTCCGCCATCAGGACTTTGGCGAAATTTTTATTGAAAATATTATCCTCGAGTTCTTCCACGGAAGTTACTACGTCGTTTGCGAGTTTTTCGTACACTGCGAGTTTTTTAATCAGATCAAAAATCACTGGGGTGTCACTTGGATTGGCTTTCCGAATTTTAAGCATTTTGAGATATTTTAAAGCAGCAAAAATAGCGTTTTTATACAAGTGAGCATTATTTGTACAGGTCGCAAGCCCCGATTGAAACGGCATCCTTTTCTGAGGAGGAACGACGAGGAAAAGATAGAGTGGAAAGCGGGATTAAGCTACAAAAAAAACCTCCGGAGAAATTCCGAAGGTCTATTACTTATTACCAATTACTTTGATATTAAATCTCTGTATTTAGATCCCAGTTCTGCAGATAATCGTGAACGTGCTTGAGGAACATGCCGCCCAGAGAGCCGTCTACCACGCGGTGATCGTAAGAATGTGACATGAACATCAGGCTCCGGATGGCTATCACGTCACCGTCTTTAGTTTCGAGCACTGCAGGTTTTTTCACAATTGCGCCCACGGCCATAATTGCGACCTGCGGCTGAGGAATAATAGGCGTTCCCATAAGGTTTCCGAATCCGCCAACGTTGGAAATGGTATACGTTGCGCCCTGCGTGTCTTCAGGTCTGAGTTTTTTATTTCTGGCGCGGTGCGCAAGATCGTTAATTGCTTTCGCAAGGCCTGAAAGTGACAGTTGATCAGCGTTTTTAATCACCGGAACAATTAAATTACCGTCCGGAAGCGCTGTGGCCATCCCGATATTGATGTTTTTCTTTTTAATGATTTTATCGCCATCCACCGACACGTTAATCATCGGGAAATCTTGAATTGCTTTCACAATGGCTTTCACGAAAATCGGCATGTAGGTGAGTTTTTCGCCCTCTCTTTTCTCGAAAATATCTTTATGTTTCGTACGCCATTTCACCACGTTGGTTACGTCGGTTTCAATGAATGACGTGACGTGCGGAGAGATTCTTTTTGAATTTACCATTGCATCAGCAATGATCTTACGAACGCGGTCCATCTGAATTACTTCATCGCCCTCTCCTACTTTCACAGGTGCGAAAACAGGTGCGGCAGCCTGCACTGGAGCAGCCACCGTTTGTGGTGCAGCAACCGCAGGAGCGGGTTGAGAAGTACGGTTTTCGATAAAGGCCAGGATATTTTCCTTGGTGATCCGGCCATCCATGCCGGTTCCTTTGATTGATTTCAATTCATTTTCTGAAATATTTTCCTGCTGCGCGATATTTTTGACCAGTGGTGAAAGGTAAAGATCACCCGTGAAGGCCTGTGGTGTGGCTCTTTCTAAAGTTTTATCGAGTTCCTGAATTTCCTGCTCGGACAGTTGAGGGATGTCGGTCTGCACCTCATCAGCGTGTTTCGGCTCCTGCGGTTGGTCTGCTACAGCGCCACCTTCGCCAGCAATTTCGAGGATCGCAATTACCTCGCCGATTTTAGCTACTTCATCCTTCTGTTTCAGGATTTTCACAATCTTCCCGGAAACAGGTGTTGGAACATCAGAATCTACTTTGTCTGTTGCGATTTCTACGACGGAATCATCTTCCTTCACCATGTCGCCTTCAGCGAACAGCCAGCTGATAATCGTAGCTTCCATCACGCCCTCTCCCATTGAAGGAAGTATTAATTTATATTCTGCCATATTGATAATTCGGTTTTTACAAAGATAAAATTTTTTGCGGATTAGCGAAATCTTAAATAATGTGCCGGTTTTCTAACATTTTTGCAAAAGCGCTCACGCCTTTAGTTTACGTGTAAACTTTAGTTTATTTTTGCGCAACAAAAGCTCTTATTATGAACCGTCTGTATATCGTCGCACTTTTTCACTTTAAAGAAAATTACCTTGATGAGGCCCTGCAACTGCTGGAGAAACTGGTTGCCGGAACCCGTAAAGAAGAAGGCTGCCTGCAATATGATTTGGTGGAAGATGTCGACAACAAAGGTATTTTCTTCCTCATGGAATTGTGGGAAACTGCGGAGCTTCACCGCCAGCACAGCGCATCGGAACATTTATCTGAATTCCGTAAAAATGCAGCACCCTTATTTGAAAGCAGCACCGAGGTTTACCGCGGCTCCAAAGTTTTCTGAACGATTTCAGCCTCAAAAACGTCGCAAAAATGATTTTTGATCTTCGTTTTTAATTCTGAAATGTCATCTGCAGAAAATTCACGTTCAAGTTCACTTTTAAGGGACGTAACGGCTTTATCTTTAATTCCGCACGGGATGATGTACTCAAAATAACGCAGATCTGTATTTACATTCAGGCCGAAACCGTGCATCGTGACCCATTTAGAAGTTTTAACGCCCATCGCACAGATTTTACGTGCATACGGTTTGCCTACGTCCAGCCAAACGCCGGTTTCGCCTTCACTGCGCATTCCGGTTAGGCCGTATTCAGCAATTACACGGATGATCACCTCCTCTAGGTTCCGCATGTAGAGAAATATATCAGACGCGAAATTGTCAAGATCCAGAACCGGATAGCCAATCAACTGCCCGAAACCGTGATAGGTAATATCCCCGCCGCGATTGGTCTGCACAAAAGTGGCACCTATTTCTTTTAATTTTTGAGAGTCTGCGAGCATATTGGCGCCATCGCCGGATTTCCCGATCGTGTACACGTGCGGATGCTCTACAAACAGCAAATAATTAGGCGTCTTTTCGCGCTCTTCATCAGTTTTTACGCGGTTTGCGAGCTTCATGGCGATAATCTGCTGCATCAGTTGGTCCTGATAGCTGTGCGCGTCTTCGTAATTCATTAACCCCAAATCCTCCAAAAGTAAAGTTCTGTTCTGTTTAGCTGACATATTCTTATAAATACCTGATTAACCGTTTGGCCTCATCGCTGAAAATTATAGATGAACCTTGATTTTCGCCCAAAAATAACGAATTAATTAATGACCTTCTGAATAAAATTCCGCGATGCTGTACGCCAGTCTTCATCGGAAAGCAGGATATTTACAAATGCCGTCCCGATGATTCCGCCTGCGGCTTTTGCCGTCACTTTGCTGAAATCTGCCTTATTCTTAATCCCGAAACCAATCATCACCGGATTTTTTAAATTCAACTCAGCAAGCCGCGTTAAGTACCCTTCATTATTAACATCTTTCGTTGCATTGCCCGTTGTTGAAGAACTTGAAACCGCGTAAAGAAAGCCGGAACTTAATGAATCTAGATAAAGTATGCGTTCATCTGAAGTTTCGGGTGTCACGAGAAATGTAAAAGTAAGATTGTATTTTTTGAGCACAGCGCGACAGTTTTTTTCAAATTCGATAGGAGGTACATCGGGAATAATCAATCCCGATACACCCGAATCAGCACATTCGCTACAGAAGTTCTCAAAGCCGAAAGTCAGGACCGGATTAATGTAACCCATTAAAATTACCGGGATTTTAATTTCATCTTTTACCTTTTTCAGTTGTTCAAATAGCTTAGCGACCGTCATTCCGTTTTTCAGAGCGCGCTCATGTGCGTGTTGAATCACGGGGCCGTCTGCCACAGGGTCGGAATACGGCATCCCGATTTCCACCAATTCTGCACCGGCATCCTGAATCAGTTTTAAAACTTCGCCGGTGCTCTCAAGCTCGGGGACACCAGCCGTAAAATAAATACTCAGCTTTTTTTCTTTCGGAATGTTGGACGCTGCAAATTGCATTTTATCTGTGTTAATCATAATTTTCTATTTACAAAAATGTTATTGTTAAAAAGTCGTTGCCCGCGCCCCGGCCTGAGTGGAGCTCTCCGCCGCGGAGGAAGCGGGAACGGAGGACGGAAAAAGGCGCCCAAAAATAAATGCTATAAATGTTTTAGATAAGTCTCCATGTCTTTGTCGCCCCGACCACTCAGGCAGATCACCACCACATCATCTTCGGCGAACGTTTTCTTTTTTAAGAGCGCCAATGCATGTGCACTTTCGAGCGCCGGAATAATTCCCTCAAGTTTTGTGAGCTCCATTGCGGCTTCAAGTGCCTCTTCGTCCGTGACGGAAACAAATTCAGCGCGTTTTTCCTTAAACAGATTCGCGTGGAAAGGCCCAATTCCGGGATAATCAAGTCCTGCAGAAATCGAGTGCGGCTCAATTACCTGCCCGTCGGCGGTTTGCATCACCAAACTTTTGCTGCCATGCAAAACGCCCAATGTACCGAGAAAAGTAGTGGCGGCAGATTTACCTGAAGCCACTCCGAAACCACCGGCTTCTGCCGCAATTATTTTCACGTCCGGCTCGTCCACAAAATGGTAAAAAGCACCTGCGGCATTGCTTCCGCCACCTACGCACGCCATTACATAATCTGGATTTTGGCGGCCAATCTTTTCGTTTAGTTGCCATTTTATCTCTTCCGAAATCACACTCTGGAAACGCGCAACCAAATCGGGAAAAGGATGCGGACCTACCACGCTTCCAATGATATAATGCGTAGTTGTTGGATTATTAATCCAGTCGCGTAACGCTTCATTCACGGCGTCTTTCAGCGTTTTGGAGCCCGAAACTGCCGGAATTATTGTTGCGCCGAGCATTTTCATTCTGGCGACGTTGGGAGCCTGGCGTGCAATATCAACTTCGCCCATGTACACAATGCATTCAAGACCCAACAGCGCACATGCGGTAGCGGTTGCCACTCCGTGCTGGCCCGCGCCTGTTTCTGCAATGATACGTCGCTTCCCGAGTTTTTTAGCCACCAAAGCCTGTCCGAGCGCATTGTTGATCTTGTGCGCACCGGTGTGATTCAGATCTTCACGTTTGAGATAGATCTGCGTGTAATATTTTTGGCTTAAGTTTTTGGCCAAATAGAGCGGTGTTGCTCGCCCTACATAGTTTTTCAGCAGGTCCTGAAACTCTTCCTGAAATTCTGCAGATTCAATAATCTCTATATATTTTTCCTTAAGTTCTGCCACGTTAGGATACAACATTTCAGGAATGAAAGCGCCGCCGAATTCGCCGTAATATCCGTGTACATCCGGGTTTTTATAATTTTCCATAGAATTGTTTTATTTTTTGAAGGTCTTTTACGCCGGGTTCTGTTTCAAACTTAGAATTGATGTCGAGCGCAAACGGACTTTGTATTATGTTATGAATGTCTTTGAAGTTTTCGGGTGAAATTCCGCCGCTTAGCAAATAGGGCTTTTGAATTTCCAGTTCATTCAGCAATTGCCAACCGAATGATTTGCCGGTGCCGCCGAATGATGCTGAATCGGTGTCGAAAAGGAAAAAATCTGCCAACGAATTTTGTGTGGTGAATTTTAATTTTTCGACGTCCGTTCCTATTCTGAAAACTTTTATAATTTTTATTTCTTTATCAACAAGCTTATCCCGCAACTCATCAATGAAGTTTTCGTCTTCGTCGCCATGAAGCTGGATGTAGTTCAGCGTGGCCTTTTCAGCAATTGCTGCAATATTTTGAGCGGTCTCGTTCACAAAAACTCCGACTTTCCCCGAATGATCAAGTTCCGAAATCTGTTTCAGGTTTAAATGATTAAGAACATATCTCGGAGATTTCGCGTAGAAAATAAAGCCCAGAAAATCTACATCCAAAGAAATTAACTCCTGAACCTGATTGGGTTGGGTAAGACCACAGACTTTAAGTTTCATTTTGCTCAGTTATTTGGATGAATTTTGGCGATAAATTCTTGAAAAGCAGCACCTGGATTTTCATTTTTCATGAAATATTCGCCCATTAAAAAACCGTCAAAGCCTTTTTGCTTTAAAAATTCGAAATCTTCCGGTCCTGAAATTCCGCTTTCCGCAACCGCTAAACTTCCTTTGGGCAAAAGATTCCTGAGGTTCACAGAATGTTGTAGATCAACCTTAAAATCTTTCAGATTCCGGTTGTTAATTCCGACTAAGTCGATGTTATTGTTAAAATGGCTGAGTTCGTCTTCGATATGAATTTCAAGCAAAACCTCTAACCCGAGTTGATGAGAAAGCGCCGTAAATTCCTCAACCTGCTGAACAGAAAGGCACGCGGCGATCAGCAAGATAACGTCTGCACCCATCGATTTGGCTTCGTAAAACTGATACTCGTCGATCATAAAATCTTTGCGCAGGATCGGGATATTGATCTGTTCGCGGATGTTTATGATATCACGCATTTCACCGCCAAAAAAATCTCTATCTGTTAAAACCGAAATTCCACTTGCCCCAAATTTCTCATAAGAATGCGCCACCTGTGCAATGTCCGCTTTATTATTGATGATTCCTTTGCTCGGCGACTGTCTTTTAAATTCAGTAATGATTCCGGATTTCGCAGTGAGTGTTTCCTTTAATGAGAGCGTTTTGCGGCTGAAAAATGCAGCATCTTTAAGTTCCGAAACAGAAACGGATGCCATGGCGGCTGCAATTTCCTCTTTTTTTCTTTTTATTATTTGATCTAAAATGGTCATGTTCAGTTCTGGTTTATGTTTGGTTGATGCGTTGCGACCCGGCTTGAACGGAGCTCTCCGCCGCGGCGGAAGCGGGAGTGGAAGACGGAAATTGTCGCCATAAAAATCTTAATCTATAATATTATTGAGACAACGGAGCGCGTGCCCGTTTTCCAAACTGTTTTTTGCAAGGGTAAGGCAGTTTTCGTAACCTCCAAATTTCCCGGTGTTTTTGAGCGCCATCGCGGCATTTGCGAGTACCACCGAATTCTGCTCATAAGATCCTTTTCCTTCCAGAATTGTTTTGAAAATCACGGCGGCTTCCTGCTTCGAGTTTCCCCCAAAAATCGCTTCGGGACTAATGTTTCGGAAGCCTAATTCTTCAGCAGAATAGATAAATTCACCTTCGGGCTCGAAAATCTTGGTGTCGGAAGTGAGTGAAATCTCGTCGTAGCCGTCCAGCGCGTGCACAAGCAGAAAATTTTCGTGTTTTTTCTGCAGTAGATATTGATAGATCCGTGCGATCTCCAGACTATACACGCCGATCATCGGGAATTTAGGTTTCGCAGGATTTACGAGCGGGCCCAGGATATTGAAAAACGTCCGTAAGCCGAGCCCTTTCCGCAAAGGTGCAACCGCCCGTAAAGCCGGATGAAAAAGAGGCGCGTGCAGAAAACAGATATTGCCTTTCGCCAAATCTTTCTGCAGATCTTCGGAATTTGTTTTGAACTGATAGCCAAGTTCTTCAAGCACGTTCGACGAACCAGAAACTGACGTAACGCCGTAGTTGCCGTGTTTGGCGACTTTCTGCCCCGCTCCTGCCACCACAAATGATGCGAGCGTAGAAATATTGAAAGTATCTTTTCCGTCGCCGCCTGTACCCACGATATCGACTAAATCATCAGTTCCGAGGTCTACAGGAACCGCAAGCCGCAGCAGCGCCTCCTGAAATCCCTCCATTTCCTCGAGCGTGATCGCGCGCATCAGGAAAACCGTGACGAACGATGTTACTTCGTTTTCATTGAATTTGTTCTGCGCAATTTCGGTAAGAATAGCTTTCGCTTCGGCTTTGGAGAGCGTATTATGGTTGAATAAATATTGTAAAATCTGTTTCATCTTAATTCTTTAGAAAATTTTCGAGAATCTTTCTTCCATCGGGCGTTAAAATGCTCTCGGGGTGATACTGCACCGCGTGTACATTGTAGGTTTTGTGTTTCAGACTCATAATCATCCCACTTTGATCAACACTTGTAATTTCGAGTTCTTCGGGAAAGTCCGTCGGATTGACCGCCCACGAATGGTAACGCCCAACTTCCAGTGTTTCAGGCAAATCATTTAAAATCCTGTGTGGCCGGATCTGTTTGGATTCCGTCGCAACACCGTGAAAAATCTCCGAAAGATTAATTAAACTGCCGCCAAATGCCTCCGCAATCGCCTGCTGGCCAAGGCAAACCCCAAGAATAGACTTTGTAGGCGCATATTTCTTAATTACATCGAGTAAAATGCCGGCTTCTTCAGGAATTCCGGGTCCGGGCGAAAGGATAATTTTGTCGTAGGCCTCAATGTTTTCAATTGGTATCCCGTCATTCCGGAAAACATCCACTTTGCCACCCGTGATCTGCTCTATCATCTGAACCAGATTGTAGGTGAAGCTGTCGTAATTATCGAATACTAATATTTTCATTTTCTTGATCTTGTGTTAAATAATTTTTTCTGCTTTCACAATTGCTTTTTTCAATGCGCCAAGCTTGTTGTTCACTTCCTGAAGCTCGTTTTCTGCGATAGATCTGGCTACAATTCCAGCTCCGGCCTGGTAAAACAAAGTATTGTTCCTGCTTAGAAATGTGCGGATCATAATGGCCTGGTTACAGCTTCCGTCGAAACCGACAAAGCCGATCGAACCGCCATAGAAACTCCGCGAAGTCTTTTCATATCCGTCGATGAGCTGCATCGCGCGGTATTTTGGCGCGCCGCTTAATGTACCTTGCGGGAATGTCGTGGCAATCATTTCATAAGGGTTCTGATTTTTGTCAAGGTCGGCAGTAACCTCAGAAACCATATGGATAACGTGCGAAAAAAACTGGATTTCCTTGAGTTTGGAAACTTGGGTGTTTTTTCCTAAAATGCTCAGATCATTTCTGGCAAGGTCCACAAGCATCGTATGTTCAGCATTTTCTTTTGCATCTTTTTTGAGTTCTTCCGCAGCCTTTAAATCTTCTTCTATGTTTCCGGTCCGTTTGAAAGTTCCCGCGATGGGATGAATGACGGCTTGATTGTTTTTGATGATCAGTTGGCTTTCCGGGCTGGAGCCCATCAGTTTATAGTCGCCGTAATCAAAGAAAAAAAGATAAGGTGACGGATTTATATTGCGCAACGCGCGATATACATTGAATTCGTCGCCCCGAAATTTTTGGTGAAACCTGCGGCTCAGTACAAGCTGAAAAACGTCTCCGCGAAAACAATGTTTCTTGGCAGTTTCCACTGAATTTCTGTATTCTTCATCGGTTAAATTAGATTCTTCCTCTCCTATTTTCGCAAAAGGAAACACCGGAGCATTTTTTTGCTGGATTAAATTTTCAATAACTGACATTTCGGATTTTAAACCTTCAATTTTATTTTCGATCAGAAACATTTCATCATTGTGATGATTGATCGCAATAACGTACTGATACAGGCGATACCGCATCAGGGGAATATTGTTTTCCGGCGAAAGCTCCTTAAATTTTATATGCTCGAAAAACGGAACTGCATCGTACGAAGTGTAACCAAAAAATCCCTGCGCAACCTTTCCGATAGTCATTGGTGGCACTTCACACTCAAACACTTTTGAAAAATCCTGCAGTAAATCCGTAAGTTTTTCATTTTCAATATTGATGCTTTCGGCGCTTTCAAGCGGAAACTTAATCTGAGCTTCGGTGTAGTTCCGGATCTCAATTCCGGCAACCGCATTCACCGCGATAAACGAAAAATTATTATCGGTATTTTGGTTTCCGGCGCTTTCGAGGAGGATGGTATCCCGAAACTGATCACGAAGCCTGAGGTAAATTCCGATCGGCGTAAAGAGGTCGCTTAGCGTAGATTTTACGGTAGTTTTAAGTTTTATTACTTTATTGAATTTCATAAATCCGGCGTTTTTAAATAAAAAAAAGACTTTAACATTACGTCAAAGTCTTTTTTATTTTTGATAAAATATAATTTTTACACAAAAGAGCGATGCTCAAGACTTTGAAAGTTTTGAGGCCACCACCAGTTTGTATTTTGGGTCGTTTTCATTGGTACAAATGTAGAAATGTTTTTTGAACTTTAAACAAAAAGTGAAAAAACTTTGTGTCATCCCTAAAAATGCATCGCGGATTTTAGTTATACCTCTCTGAATATCAACATTTTTTAAGCAAGATCAGCCGCTTTAAAACAATCCGAATTGACGGATAAGTGCGATGCTAAATTTCTTCAATACAGAAAAATTGCGAATCAACTAATATAAAAGGATGTTAATTTTAAAGTAAAACCAAT
This window of the Flavobacteriaceae bacterium 3519-10 genome carries:
- a CDS encoding Anthranilate synthase, aminase component, with amino-acid sequence MKFNKVIKLKTTVKSTLSDLFTPIGIYLRLRDQFRDTILLESAGNQNTDNNFSFIAVNAVAGIEIRNYTEAQIKFPLESAESINIENEKLTDLLQDFSKVFECEVPPMTIGKVAQGFFGYTSYDAVPFFEHIKFKELSPENNIPLMRYRLYQYVIAINHHNDEMFLIENKIEGLKSEMSVIENLIQQKNAPVFPFAKIGEEESNLTDEEYRNSVETAKKHCFRGDVFQLVLSRRFHQKFRGDEFNVYRALRNINPSPYLFFFDYGDYKLMGSSPESQLIIKNNQAVIHPIAGTFKRTGNIEEDLKAAEELKKDAKENAEHTMLVDLARNDLSILGKNTQVSKLKEIQFFSHVIHMVSEVTADLDKNQNPYEMIATTFPQGTLSGAPKYRAMQLIDGYEKTSRSFYGGSIGFVGFDGSCNQAIMIRTFLSRNNTLFYQAGAGIVARSIAENELQEVNNKLGALKKAIVKAEKII